Proteins encoded together in one Levilactobacillus brevis window:
- a CDS encoding universal stress protein, producing MFKNILVPLDGSKDSFKALAYAKEMAQMFSATLFVTTIIDPSVDIPAGVPPVGGIVPVQVELDVREEAAHVIDEAKKELAGTNILVKYAIVSGTVNDEIATNLPEKEEIDLIVLGKSGKSALEKLIVGSVTKYVVQHAEVPVLVTEAASE from the coding sequence ATGTTCAAGAACATCCTAGTTCCACTAGACGGAAGTAAAGATTCATTCAAGGCATTAGCATATGCTAAAGAGATGGCACAGATGTTTTCTGCTACTCTTTTTGTAACCACTATAATTGACCCTAGTGTTGATATACCAGCCGGTGTACCTCCAGTTGGTGGCATTGTTCCGGTCCAAGTTGAGTTGGACGTTCGCGAAGAGGCAGCGCATGTTATTGATGAGGCAAAAAAAGAACTAGCTGGTACTAATATTCTAGTAAAGTACGCCATTGTTTCTGGTACAGTAAATGATGAAATTGCTACTAATCTTCCAGAGAAGGAAGAAATCGATCTAATCGTACTTGGAAAGTCTGGAAAGAGCGCGTTAGAGAAGCTCATTGTTGGCTCTGTGACAAAGTACGTTGTGCAACACGCAGAAGTTCCTGTATTAGTT
- a CDS encoding transposase, with translation MDKASTISNNHFITVDCKINPNSVRINFTIYLLTFIRNRDRATLQQLVMNYRPNGTEMDTVIRTIQKNYLGIRNACLYDYSNGPLEGINRKIKELKRSCYGFSNLRHFFIRIKLINA, from the coding sequence GTGGACAAAGCAAGTACAATATCTAATAATCACTTTATCACAGTAGATTGTAAAATTAATCCGAACAGCGTTCGGATTAATTTTACAATCTACCTCTTAACCTTTATTCGCAACCGCGATCGGGCTACTTTACAACAATTAGTTATGAACTACCGTCCCAATGGTACTGAAATGGATACCGTCATAAGGACCATTCAAAAGAACTACTTAGGGATCAGGAACGCTTGTCTCTATGACTACTCTAATGGGCCGTTAGAGGGGATCAATCGCAAGATCAAAGAACTTAAACGTAGCTGTTACGGTTTCAGTAACTTAAGGCATTTCTTTATCCGCATCAAATTGATCAATGCCTAA
- a CDS encoding SDR family oxidoreductase, with the protein MILKRNLAVNDPLPPYYSEVEDIINGILFLASDKAKTITGTELVIDNGSLAI; encoded by the coding sequence ATCATCCTGAAACGTAACCTGGCTGTTAACGATCCATTACCTCCTTACTATTCTGAAGTTGAGGATATTATCAATGGTATTTTATTCTTGGCGAGTGACAAAGCTAAGACAATTACCGGAACAGAATTAGTAATTGATAATGGTAGCCTAGCTATTTAA